From a single Alkalihalophilus pseudofirmus genomic region:
- a CDS encoding potassium channel family protein translates to MEADITKDKQIAQKNKWIFAYEVLLFTLACVTFGLVFIDENQYYVLDLIVWLIFTIDVLIRFILSKNKTAHLKKNPLDLIIIIPFDAVFQLARIARVIRALRLLVIVSRYARPLAVILNKHGLGKAVTFMTLMVFLSSIPIVHLEPNIETYADALWWSIVTTTTVGYGDISPSSPIGRLIAVFLMLFGIGLIGIITASITSYFLTGTIKEESTQVTYMKEKINELDHLTAAEIDILIKLLEEEKRNRDTC, encoded by the coding sequence ATGGAAGCAGACATAACTAAAGATAAACAAATCGCACAAAAAAACAAATGGATCTTTGCATATGAAGTTCTTTTATTTACATTAGCATGTGTAACGTTTGGACTCGTCTTTATTGATGAAAATCAGTATTATGTATTAGATTTAATTGTGTGGCTCATTTTTACAATCGATGTACTTATAAGATTCATTCTAAGTAAAAATAAAACCGCTCATCTTAAAAAGAACCCTCTTGATTTGATCATCATCATACCATTTGATGCGGTATTTCAGCTGGCTAGAATTGCAAGAGTCATCAGGGCACTTAGACTTTTGGTGATTGTTTCTAGATATGCAAGGCCCTTAGCAGTAATATTAAATAAGCACGGATTAGGAAAAGCTGTCACATTCATGACGTTGATGGTCTTTTTAAGCTCGATTCCTATTGTTCACCTTGAACCGAATATTGAAACATATGCTGATGCACTATGGTGGAGTATTGTGACAACCACGACTGTAGGTTATGGAGATATATCGCCATCAAGCCCTATAGGTCGATTAATTGCTGTGTTTCTGATGCTTTTTGGAATAGGATTAATTGGGATTATTACAGCTTCAATCACCAGTTATTTTTTAACAGGGACGATTAAAGAGGAATCTACCCAAGTTACGTATATGAAAGAAAAAATCAATGAATTAGATCACTTAACTGCTGCTGAAATAGACATTCTTATAAAACTTCTTGAAGAAGAAAAGCGTAATCGAGATACGTGTTGA
- a CDS encoding glutathionylspermidine synthase family protein — MLPYRSLTTPFEQEKYLNRFESLYDEMAKAGFTWATLYENYEEHQYMSDSMLEVPHAMYTEIKNATRAVDAIYIKTYKMIKENPSIMHRLGIPIMLWDLLLEDQSKRFSYFTRYDFIASVHGLKVIEANTDTPVGLVEAAIAQNRLANVHQVENPNEGINRLVKEAWDQVIKDYQIRSSDTLYFTAANWHDEDKLTAKYLMQHYPQNADYIPLEEIEVRKDGVYDPSGNQIHFLYRLYPLEYFLHEKSGTGESIGEQFLVNVLEGKVKLINPPQALMMQSKAVLSLITEKKKEWYTRGEQEIIERYFLRTYDDQAGLYSYVKKPVLGREGGGITVVENNHILDQDLDYYQDQQMVYQEYYPMPSQTIDTWDGPYTGRLLIGSHTMNGEPAGLFFRVGEYITGNLSMFVGFTIMK, encoded by the coding sequence ATGTTACCATACCGCTCATTGACAACACCTTTTGAGCAAGAAAAGTATCTTAATCGTTTTGAATCACTCTATGATGAAATGGCGAAAGCTGGTTTTACATGGGCTACTCTATATGAGAATTACGAAGAACATCAATATATGAGTGATTCTATGCTAGAAGTTCCTCATGCGATGTATACCGAGATTAAAAATGCAACAAGGGCAGTAGATGCAATTTATATAAAAACATATAAAATGATCAAAGAGAATCCTAGTATCATGCATCGATTAGGCATTCCAATTATGCTGTGGGATCTTTTGTTGGAAGATCAGAGTAAACGCTTTTCATACTTTACTAGATATGATTTTATTGCTTCAGTACATGGATTAAAGGTAATAGAAGCAAATACTGATACACCTGTTGGACTAGTTGAAGCAGCTATTGCTCAGAACCGTCTAGCGAACGTGCATCAAGTGGAAAATCCTAATGAAGGGATAAACCGGCTTGTAAAAGAAGCATGGGATCAGGTTATAAAAGATTACCAGATAAGAAGTTCAGATACGCTCTACTTTACAGCTGCGAATTGGCATGATGAGGATAAGCTAACAGCAAAGTATTTGATGCAACACTACCCTCAAAATGCAGACTACATCCCATTAGAGGAGATAGAAGTAAGAAAAGATGGGGTATATGATCCGAGCGGCAATCAGATCCACTTTTTATACCGTCTTTATCCACTTGAATACTTTCTTCATGAGAAAAGCGGTACGGGCGAGTCGATTGGTGAGCAATTTCTTGTAAACGTATTAGAAGGCAAAGTAAAGTTGATAAATCCTCCACAAGCATTAATGATGCAGTCCAAAGCAGTCCTCTCATTGATTACTGAGAAGAAAAAAGAATGGTATACAAGAGGGGAACAAGAAATAATTGAGCGTTATTTTTTACGCACGTATGACGATCAGGCAGGTCTATATTCCTACGTTAAAAAGCCCGTACTAGGACGAGAGGGCGGGGGGATTACTGTAGTAGAAAATAATCATATTCTAGATCAGGACCTTGATTACTATCAAGATCAACAAATGGTTTATCAAGAATATTACCCGATGCCAAGTCAAACGATAGACACATGGGATGGACCTTATACAGGCAGATTACTTATTGGGTCTCATACTATGAATGGTGAACCAGCAGGACTATTTTTCCGGGTGGGTGAATATATTACTGGTAATTTGTCCATGTTTGTTGGATTTACTATAATGAAATAA
- a CDS encoding DUF350 domain-containing protein, which produces MDILYYLQTFDHFLIYLATSFILFLIGTFIFKRLTPYSERDLIRAGNVAVSLKLLGKMAGLVVVLQSAIRSSINLVDLAIWALIAIIIQVLLHFVLEHAFTRNTNLANEVEKGNVAVGLFLGGISVLVGIIVAATISY; this is translated from the coding sequence GTGGACATTTTATATTATCTACAAACATTTGATCATTTTCTCATTTATTTAGCAACATCATTTATATTATTTCTAATAGGAACGTTTATTTTTAAGCGGCTAACTCCTTATTCAGAAAGAGACTTGATACGAGCAGGGAATGTGGCCGTTTCTCTTAAGTTACTAGGGAAAATGGCAGGCCTGGTTGTTGTGTTGCAATCAGCGATCAGAAGTTCAATCAATTTAGTAGACTTAGCGATCTGGGCATTAATTGCTATTATTATTCAAGTGTTGCTTCATTTTGTATTAGAACATGCCTTTACACGAAATACCAATTTAGCAAATGAGGTAGAAAAGGGTAATGTGGCAGTCGGGTTGTTCCTTGGAGGCATTTCTGTATTAGTAGGCATTATTGTCGCTGCAACAATCAGTTATTAA
- a CDS encoding glutathionylspermidine synthase family protein — MEGSYKERRDSFYNQIDHFWDRLYGMEYALYDYIPLSNRQVAEVQQATQEAYSIFKKTNQLVRLAEEETFIQLGVPKQTLSLLKKETISFETVIGRFDFVDTKNGLKILEFNADTPTFIREVFEVNGKVANSFDCADPNEGEDEKIGENVRAAVNQLSDYLGLMEYPYVVFTAHKEDIEDRETLNYLMKSAKIPGAAFIPLDELIVNTGEREAGVYDQDGKKIDIVYRHTYPLEALVRDQTDDGYLIGEAFLQLVEHKKVGILNPPSAFLMQTKAMLAVIWGLHEANHPYFSDYDHQIIETYFLPTYLDEEPFVETGEKYVSKPIFGREGDTVRIKEFGRVIGEETHNTYDEFIKVFQKYVELPTAVVNTELGAKEMHLLIGSFVVGEKASAFGFRAGAAITDNLSYFLPCVVKGDT; from the coding sequence TTGGAGGGTAGTTACAAAGAGCGTCGTGATAGTTTTTACAATCAGATCGATCATTTTTGGGATCGATTATATGGTATGGAATATGCTTTATATGATTATATTCCACTTTCTAATAGGCAGGTAGCAGAAGTTCAGCAAGCAACTCAAGAGGCATACTCCATTTTTAAGAAAACGAATCAATTAGTAAGACTAGCGGAAGAGGAAACGTTCATACAGCTTGGCGTTCCTAAACAAACCCTCTCGCTTTTGAAAAAGGAGACTATCAGCTTTGAAACGGTTATCGGCCGTTTTGACTTTGTCGACACTAAAAACGGATTAAAGATCTTAGAGTTCAATGCGGATACACCGACCTTTATAAGAGAGGTGTTTGAAGTAAACGGCAAAGTCGCAAACAGCTTTGACTGTGCTGATCCTAATGAAGGAGAAGATGAGAAAATAGGCGAGAATGTGCGAGCAGCCGTTAATCAATTATCTGATTACTTAGGCTTGATGGAGTATCCATATGTTGTATTTACCGCTCATAAAGAGGATATAGAAGATCGTGAAACCTTAAACTATTTGATGAAGTCTGCTAAGATTCCAGGCGCTGCTTTTATCCCATTAGATGAACTTATTGTAAATACTGGTGAGAGGGAAGCTGGAGTATATGATCAAGATGGAAAGAAGATAGATATAGTCTACCGTCATACTTATCCGCTTGAAGCATTAGTGCGAGATCAGACAGATGATGGCTATCTGATTGGAGAAGCATTTTTGCAATTAGTCGAACACAAAAAGGTTGGAATCCTTAATCCGCCATCAGCTTTTTTAATGCAGACAAAAGCAATGCTTGCTGTTATATGGGGGCTGCATGAAGCGAATCATCCATACTTTTCTGATTACGACCACCAAATCATTGAAACGTATTTTTTGCCGACATACTTAGATGAGGAGCCTTTCGTAGAAACAGGAGAGAAATATGTTTCTAAGCCTATATTCGGCAGAGAAGGTGATACGGTAAGAATAAAAGAATTTGGCCGCGTGATTGGAGAAGAGACGCACAATACATACGACGAGTTTATTAAAGTATTTCAAAAATACGTGGAACTGCCAACGGCCGTCGTTAACACAGAATTAGGTGCAAAAGAAATGCATTTGCTAATTGGCAGTTTTGTTGTTGGAGAAAAAGCGAGCGCATTTGGGTTTCGTGCAGGTGCAGCCATTACTGATAATTTATCATATTTTTTGCCTTGTGTAGTGAAAGGGGATACCTAA
- a CDS encoding DUF1190 domain-containing protein, producing the protein MNKPKTDRLLKGIIGTSFALASLSACYSPNTEDLVNIPQTSPEEPPPSPEETGCEVWTWDAEAEAYQCAEEGSEHHGHYYAGGSWFPTFAAFMAGRALGSAGSSPVTNQRQDGSTSTNSQTNQQSNQNQQTNQQNQSQQNNNQTTNSRSGMGGGGFFGG; encoded by the coding sequence ATGAATAAACCGAAAACGGATCGCTTGCTAAAAGGAATAATTGGTACAAGCTTTGCCTTAGCAAGTTTGAGTGCATGCTACAGTCCCAATACAGAAGACTTAGTAAACATCCCGCAAACATCACCTGAGGAACCCCCTCCATCTCCAGAGGAAACAGGCTGTGAAGTTTGGACTTGGGATGCAGAGGCAGAAGCTTATCAATGTGCCGAAGAAGGGTCAGAACACCATGGTCACTATTATGCAGGTGGAAGCTGGTTTCCAACGTTTGCCGCATTTATGGCCGGAAGAGCGTTAGGTAGTGCAGGAAGCTCACCAGTAACGAATCAAAGACAAGATGGCTCCACAAGCACAAATTCACAAACAAACCAGCAGTCAAATCAAAATCAACAAACGAACCAGCAAAATCAATCCCAGCAAAATAATAACCAAACAACGAACTCCCGCTCAGGAATGGGTGGAGGTGGTTTTTTTGGAGGGTAG
- a CDS encoding GNAT family N-acetyltransferase, with amino-acid sequence MFVLNISQEALHDFVWGLIACRYTYGTTVKEEENLIQVTYGYPVGDRRHELFITPFGLRKVFKKAPFSPHYLTLVTSRQEAPQLYSYYLSSSHYLMILEDIAALELSTSYKSADMKLSEITDYTEAQEVNTYFQLNAVNLEQIEQEGINQYVMYDHLTPVGFGRISSTRKSKRACLDNIYIDPDYRKQGLGSHLCEKIILYSAPHTTSWILASSQMGFSIYLKLGFRNTAFLFTYKKRSNSI; translated from the coding sequence ATGTTTGTTTTGAACATCTCTCAAGAAGCGCTGCACGATTTCGTGTGGGGCTTAATCGCATGCCGTTATACTTATGGAACAACTGTTAAAGAGGAAGAGAACCTAATTCAGGTTACATACGGATATCCTGTTGGTGATAGAAGACATGAGCTTTTCATTACTCCCTTTGGGCTTAGAAAAGTATTCAAAAAAGCTCCCTTTAGCCCTCATTATTTGACACTCGTTACTTCAAGGCAAGAAGCACCTCAGCTATATTCTTATTATCTTTCATCCTCTCACTATCTCATGATCCTAGAAGATATTGCTGCACTCGAATTGAGCACTTCTTACAAATCGGCAGATATGAAACTTAGTGAAATAACGGATTATACAGAAGCACAGGAAGTGAACACGTATTTTCAGTTAAATGCTGTAAATTTAGAACAGATAGAACAGGAAGGGATTAACCAATATGTAATGTACGATCACCTAACACCTGTCGGATTTGGCCGAATCTCTTCAACGAGAAAGTCAAAACGAGCCTGTTTAGATAATATTTATATTGACCCTGATTATCGAAAGCAAGGGTTAGGGAGCCACTTATGTGAAAAAATCATTCTCTATTCCGCCCCCCATACAACGAGCTGGATTTTAGCTTCTAGTCAAATGGGCTTCAGCATCTATCTCAAACTGGGGTTTAGAAACACAGCTTTCTTATTTACGTACAAAAAAAGGTCTAACTCTATATGA
- a CDS encoding cobyrinate a,c-diamide synthase, translating to MQPRFVVTGTDSGVGKTTITLGLMATYKKKGKSVQGYKCGPDYIDPTFHRAITKRTSHQLDTWMTSSEWVRQTFINGSNDADLSIIEGMMGYYDGRSALSDEGSTYEISKILAAPSLLVINISGAARSAAAMVRGFQLLQSDATIKGVILNQAGSSGHAELCKSAIEQLCQIPVVGYLKTGDTPTLPERQLGLISALQEGEYDRLIEQLSVTIEKQFDLDLIDKIASEAPIIPPPPREVKYSSPAKEKVKIGVAYDEAFHFYYEANLELLRQAGADLCYFSPLKGEGIPADCDGLYLGGGFPEEYASRLSSHPLLFKQLKEAVVDQMPIFAECGGYMLLCESLRLTNGKRYPMAGIIPQQIQMNETLSAIGYREVNIVEDSILGIKGTKLRGHEFHYSSIRSHEEVNPCFQYDSWGKNQFQGYLGDSLVASYIHLHFASNPLVVKNIINACSEYKKKRSNLI from the coding sequence ATGCAGCCACGATTCGTAGTTACAGGTACAGACAGCGGAGTAGGGAAAACAACCATTACGTTAGGTTTAATGGCAACCTATAAAAAGAAAGGTAAAAGCGTTCAAGGATATAAATGCGGCCCCGATTATATTGATCCAACGTTTCATCGCGCTATTACAAAGCGTACGTCTCATCAACTAGATACATGGATGACTTCATCTGAATGGGTTAGGCAAACATTTATAAATGGAAGTAATGATGCGGACCTATCAATCATTGAAGGAATGATGGGTTATTATGATGGCCGTTCAGCCTTAAGTGATGAGGGGAGCACATACGAAATAAGCAAAATCTTAGCTGCTCCTAGTTTATTAGTAATTAATATCAGCGGAGCAGCTAGAAGTGCAGCAGCGATGGTGAGAGGATTTCAACTACTTCAAAGCGATGCCACGATTAAAGGAGTGATTCTTAATCAGGCAGGGAGTTCAGGCCATGCGGAATTATGTAAGAGCGCAATTGAACAATTATGCCAGATTCCTGTAGTCGGGTACCTTAAAACAGGGGATACACCCACTTTGCCAGAGCGTCAACTAGGACTGATATCCGCTCTTCAAGAAGGTGAATATGATCGTTTGATTGAACAATTAAGCGTTACGATCGAAAAGCAGTTTGATCTAGATCTGATCGATAAGATAGCGAGCGAAGCACCTATTATTCCCCCTCCCCCACGTGAAGTCAAATACAGTTCACCTGCTAAAGAAAAGGTGAAAATAGGAGTTGCTTATGATGAAGCATTTCATTTTTATTACGAAGCAAATCTCGAATTGCTAAGGCAGGCAGGAGCTGATCTATGCTACTTTTCTCCATTGAAAGGAGAAGGCATTCCAGCTGATTGTGACGGGCTTTATTTAGGCGGGGGCTTCCCAGAAGAATATGCGAGCCGACTTTCCTCTCATCCATTATTATTTAAACAACTAAAAGAGGCGGTTGTTGACCAAATGCCGATTTTTGCAGAGTGTGGGGGCTATATGCTCTTATGTGAAAGCCTTAGATTGACAAACGGAAAAAGATACCCTATGGCAGGTATTATTCCGCAGCAAATTCAGATGAATGAAACCTTATCAGCTATTGGGTACAGAGAAGTAAATATTGTAGAAGATTCAATACTAGGAATAAAAGGGACGAAGCTTAGAGGACATGAATTTCATTATTCTTCTATTAGAAGCCATGAAGAAGTTAACCCTTGTTTTCAATATGATAGCTGGGGTAAGAACCAGTTCCAAGGATATTTAGGAGATTCTCTTGTAGCTAGTTATATCCATCTTCATTTTGCCTCCAATCCTTTGGTAGTCAAAAATATAATTAATGCCTGCTCCGAATATAAGAAGAAAAGGTCTAACCTCATATAG
- a CDS encoding MFS transporter, translated as MLASLGFGRFSLGAILPFMKDGIGLDYRQIGFVASAAFIGYLISVAVVGYFVVKIGAKVVINVSLTIIIVGMLINANAANFFVAVVGVLLLGIGSGGSSIPAMGLAGSWFSNKNKGMAIGIAMGGLGVGMVISGILVPQIVRESAEGWRDSWYILAGITSIFILFNGLFLKNAPALKHQVQPPINNDRSLDMNSTPSIYRNKRVWTIGFIYLSWGFSYLVFSTFLVDYLMFDLGYSKERSGLYFSIAGALSIASGFIWGTISDKLGRMYALSAVLLIQFTMLIALSISISPLLVAIEVGIYGLTLWAVPTIMNAAVADFVSPKAVPIAMGFVTIFFSVGQIISPLATGVIIEMTNQYFGALILSAFVSLIGGMTCMKMHQFQRKKDVYSFEQEKAHL; from the coding sequence ATGCTTGCTAGTCTTGGATTTGGCCGCTTTTCTTTAGGAGCCATTTTACCTTTTATGAAAGATGGAATAGGTCTAGATTACAGGCAGATCGGCTTTGTCGCCTCTGCTGCTTTTATAGGGTATTTGATAAGTGTAGCTGTTGTAGGTTACTTTGTCGTTAAGATTGGTGCAAAAGTTGTCATTAACGTCTCCCTTACGATTATTATTGTCGGGATGCTTATTAATGCCAATGCAGCAAATTTCTTTGTAGCTGTCGTTGGTGTGCTTCTTTTAGGGATAGGCTCAGGCGGTTCTTCTATACCAGCAATGGGCTTAGCTGGAAGCTGGTTTTCAAATAAAAACAAAGGAATGGCGATAGGGATTGCAATGGGCGGCCTTGGAGTCGGGATGGTCATAAGCGGTATACTTGTTCCACAAATCGTTCGTGAGAGTGCGGAGGGTTGGAGAGACAGCTGGTATATCCTAGCGGGGATTACTTCTATATTTATCTTGTTTAATGGGTTATTCTTAAAAAATGCACCAGCATTAAAACATCAGGTTCAACCCCCGATAAATAATGACCGTTCCTTAGATATGAATTCAACACCCTCTATTTATCGTAATAAAAGAGTGTGGACAATAGGATTTATATACTTATCTTGGGGATTCAGTTATTTAGTATTTTCTACTTTTTTAGTTGATTATCTTATGTTTGATTTAGGTTACTCAAAAGAACGATCAGGGCTCTATTTCTCTATTGCAGGAGCGCTCAGTATAGCAAGCGGGTTTATATGGGGGACGATATCTGATAAATTAGGGAGAATGTACGCATTATCAGCTGTATTGCTGATTCAATTTACAATGCTTATCGCGTTATCTATTTCTATATCTCCATTATTGGTTGCTATTGAAGTAGGTATATACGGGCTTACTTTATGGGCCGTCCCAACGATTATGAATGCGGCTGTAGCAGATTTTGTTTCTCCAAAAGCTGTACCTATAGCTATGGGGTTTGTCACGATCTTTTTTAGTGTCGGCCAGATCATTTCTCCTTTAGCTACGGGGGTCATTATAGAAATGACAAATCAGTATTTTGGAGCACTTATTTTATCAGCATTTGTTAGTTTAATAGGGGGCATGACTTGTATGAAGATGCATCAATTCCAGCGAAAAAAGGATGTCTATTCATTTGAACAAGAAAAAGCACATTTGTAG
- a CDS encoding MBL fold metallo-hydrolase produces MSVKAMTAKEVTRKVMDKKELFILDVRNEGDFADWKIEGEKFEYLNIPYFDLIDGVEGIMDKLPKDKEILVVCAKEGSSIMVAEMILEAGLNVSYLSGGMKAWSEHLEPVKVGELSNGGEMYQFVRIGKGCLSYMVVSNGEAAIIDATRMTDIYIDFASEIGATIKHVFDTHLHADHISGGRKIAEATGAAYWLPPKDAEEVIFEYHALQDGNEVKIGDTKINIHALYSPGHTIGSTSFVVDEKYLLSGDILFIDSIGRPDLAGMAEDWVGDLRESLYVKYKELSEELIVLPAHFMIIEELNADGSVAKKLGTLFAENHGLNIEDEETFRKLVTENLPPQPNAYQEIRQTNMGKVTPDVDEQREMEIGPNRCAVR; encoded by the coding sequence ATGTCAGTAAAAGCGATGACTGCTAAAGAAGTAACAAGAAAAGTAATGGACAAAAAAGAACTATTTATTTTAGATGTACGTAACGAAGGAGATTTTGCTGATTGGAAAATTGAAGGAGAAAAGTTTGAGTACCTAAATATCCCTTACTTTGATTTGATCGATGGGGTAGAGGGTATTATGGATAAACTGCCAAAAGATAAAGAGATCCTAGTGGTCTGTGCAAAAGAAGGTTCTTCAATCATGGTAGCTGAGATGATTCTAGAAGCTGGCTTAAATGTATCCTATCTTTCTGGCGGTATGAAAGCTTGGAGTGAGCATTTAGAGCCTGTGAAAGTTGGGGAGCTAAGTAATGGCGGAGAGATGTATCAATTTGTTCGTATTGGAAAAGGGTGCTTATCTTACATGGTTGTCTCTAACGGAGAAGCAGCTATTATCGATGCAACGAGAATGACAGATATTTATATTGACTTCGCTAGTGAGATAGGAGCAACGATTAAGCATGTATTCGATACACATCTTCATGCTGACCATATTTCAGGCGGCAGAAAAATCGCTGAGGCTACAGGTGCAGCTTACTGGCTTCCACCAAAGGATGCTGAAGAAGTTATTTTTGAATATCATGCACTACAAGATGGAAATGAAGTGAAGATAGGGGATACAAAAATTAATATTCACGCCTTATATTCACCTGGTCATACGATTGGTTCTACATCATTTGTAGTCGATGAAAAATACCTATTATCTGGTGATATCCTATTCATTGACTCAATAGGCAGACCAGATCTTGCTGGAATGGCAGAGGACTGGGTTGGCGACTTGCGTGAGAGCTTATACGTTAAGTACAAGGAGTTATCTGAGGAATTAATTGTACTGCCTGCTCACTTTATGATTATTGAGGAATTAAATGCAGATGGAAGCGTAGCTAAGAAGTTAGGGACTTTATTTGCAGAGAATCATGGCTTAAATATTGAGGATGAAGAGACTTTTAGAAAGTTAGTAACTGAGAATCTTCCCCCGCAGCCTAATGCATACCAAGAAATTCGTCAAACAAATATGGGGAAAGTAACTCCTGATGTTGACGAACAACGTGAAATGGAGATCGGCCCTAACCGCTGTGCCGTTCGCTAA
- a CDS encoding DsrE/DsrF/DrsH-like family protein yields MSNKVAIIASNGGMFDAYKVFNIATAAASTDQEVAIFFTFEGLNLIHKEAHKQLAMPEGKEQIAEGFKEANVPGIPELVEMAQELGVRFIGCQMTMDVMGLEKKDFVDGIEVGGAVTFLEFAKDADVTLTF; encoded by the coding sequence ATGAGTAATAAAGTAGCTATTATCGCAAGTAATGGTGGAATGTTTGATGCATACAAAGTATTTAATATCGCTACAGCAGCAGCTTCAACAGATCAGGAAGTAGCCATCTTTTTCACATTTGAAGGATTGAATTTGATCCATAAGGAAGCACATAAACAATTAGCTATGCCAGAAGGAAAAGAACAAATTGCTGAAGGGTTCAAGGAAGCAAATGTACCAGGCATCCCAGAATTAGTAGAGATGGCTCAAGAGTTAGGAGTTAGATTTATTGGTTGTCAAATGACGATGGATGTAATGGGACTTGAAAAGAAAGATTTTGTAGATGGAATTGAAGTTGGCGGAGCGGTAACCTTTTTAGAGTTTGCTAAAGATGCCGACGTAACGTTAACATTTTAA
- a CDS encoding glutaredoxin family protein, with protein sequence MKGVTVYTTNRCPYCVMLKNFLNEFQITFKEVNVEDKPELMQQLVNTTGQMGVPQTNINGKWVIGFDPNEIMSLMNKV encoded by the coding sequence TTGAAGGGTGTTACAGTCTATACGACAAATAGATGTCCATATTGTGTTATGTTAAAAAACTTTTTGAATGAATTTCAAATTACTTTTAAAGAAGTAAACGTGGAAGATAAGCCTGAATTAATGCAGCAGCTTGTAAATACGACAGGTCAAATGGGAGTTCCACAAACAAACATCAACGGTAAGTGGGTTATTGGGTTTGATCCAAATGAAATTATGAGTTTGATGAATAAAGTTTAA
- a CDS encoding rhodanese-like domain-containing protein, protein MKEMTAREVESLLMKKAPLNIIDVRGVDEVAEGKIPGALVIPLGLLEFRMHELDKSKEYIIVCRSGARSGRATQFLSERGYQVTNMVGGMIAWNGEVA, encoded by the coding sequence ATGAAAGAAATGACTGCAAGAGAAGTTGAATCACTATTAATGAAGAAAGCACCACTAAATATTATTGATGTGCGTGGAGTGGATGAAGTGGCTGAAGGGAAAATCCCTGGTGCCCTTGTAATTCCTTTAGGGTTGCTTGAATTCCGCATGCATGAATTAGATAAGTCTAAAGAGTATATTATTGTATGTAGATCAGGTGCTAGAAGCGGGCGTGCCACGCAATTCCTTTCAGAGCGCGGATATCAGGTAACCAATATGGTTGGTGGGATGATAGCGTGGAATGGAGAAGTAGCATAA